From a region of the Salvelinus alpinus chromosome 2, SLU_Salpinus.1, whole genome shotgun sequence genome:
- the LOC139553574 gene encoding neurexophilin-2-like, which translates to MMKVLVWTIVILAQCVLRKVQGLEKQVSKNYPGLDLGPAGSAMKTLPYGIGGRAVGTGGGTAGGVKPPYQTTSRIFSTGMDGVGNPPMKPPLKSPTYSFLNPYDWAKNQSLLLDQTGYRNKRKPSLKTAQKTKKIFGWGDFYFNVKTMKFSLLVTGKIVDHINGTFTVYFRHNSSSLGNVSVSIVPPTKVVEFEVLQHHQPGLHAQLHPELHTQITQQQTPHQSTFDPKEVKTFNCRVEYEKTNRSKKPKPCLYDPSQTCFSEHTQSHAAWLCAKPFKVICIFISFFSIDYKLVQKVCPDYNFQSEHPYLG; encoded by the coding sequence GTGCAGGGACTGGAGAAGCAGGTGTCCAAGAACTACCCAGGACTAGACCTGGGTCCAGCAGGCTCGGCGATGAAGACCCTACCGTATGGCATAGGAGGTAGAGCCGTAGGCACCGGAGGAGGGACCGCAGGGGGAGTTAAACCCCCCTACCAAACAACCTCCCGCATCTTCTCCACAGGCATGGACGGGGTCGGCAACCCGCCCATGAAGCCCCCTCTGAAAAGTCCCACCTATAGCTTCCTCAACCCTTACGACTGGGCAAAGAATCAGTCTCTtctcctggaccagacaggatATCGTAACAAACGCAAACCCTCACTGAAGACGGCACAGAAGACCAAGAAGATCTTTGGCTGGGGGGATTTCTACTTCAACGTGAAAACCATGAAGTTCAGCCTCTTGGTCACCGGGAAGATCGTGGACCACATCAACGGCACGTTCACCGTCTACTTCCGCCACAACTCGTCCAGTCTCGGTAACGTCTCCGTGAGTATCGTCCCTCCAACTAAAGTAGTGGAGTTCGAGGTTCTCCAGCACCACCAACCGGGTCTACACGCACAGCTCCACCCTGAGCTTCACACCCAGATCACTCAACAACAGACCCCGCACCAGTCCACCTTCGACCCCAAGGAGGTAAAGACCTTCAACTGCCGGGTGGAGTACGAGAAGACTAACCGCTCCAAGAAGCCCAAGCCCTGCCTCTACGACCCGTCTCAGACCTGCTTCTCAGAGCACACTCAGTCCCACGCCGCCTGGCTCTGCGCCAAACCTTTCAAAGTCATCTGTATCTTCATCTCTTTCTTTAGCATCGATTATAAGCTGGTTCAAAAAGTGTGTCCGGACTACAACTTCCAGAGCGAACACCCTTACCTTGGATaa